A region from the Enoplosus armatus isolate fEnoArm2 chromosome 24, fEnoArm2.hap1, whole genome shotgun sequence genome encodes:
- the LOC139306658 gene encoding complement C1q-like protein 2 isoform X1, with protein MVLLALAVAVPLLLFRAPETSAHYYEMMGTCRMVCDPYTPKPGGATAMEVIQNVNGVAPQPPMAQGSRGEPGRPGKPGPRGPPGEPGPPGPRGPAGERGDGKLAFPALTGAAGAENGETEGGNSTANSFRIAFYVGLKNPHEGYEVLKFDDVITNLGNHYDASTGKFTCHVSGIYFFTYHVLMRGGDGTSMWADLCKNGQVRASAIAQDADQNYDYASNSAVLHLDSGDEIYVKLDGGKAHGGNNNKYSTFSGFILYPD; from the exons ATGGTTTTGCTGGCTCTGGCCGTTGCTGTCCCGTTACTGCTGTTCCGCGCCCCCGAAACCTCCGCTCATTACTACGAGATGATGGGCACCTGTCGGATGGTTTGCGACCCGTACACCCCAAAACCGGGAGGCGCCACCGCCATGGAGGTGATCCAGAACGTGAACGGCGTCGCCCCGCAGCCGCCGATGGCGCAAGGGAGCCGCGGGGAGCCGGGGCGACCGGGTAAACCGGGACCTAGGGGCCCGCCGGGAGAACCAGGACCCCCGGGTCCGAGGGGGCCGGCGGGAGAGCGCGGCGACGGTAAACTCGCCTTCCCCGCGTTAACCGGAGCCGCGGGGGCTGAGAACGGCGAAACGGAAGGCGGGAACTCCACGGCCAACAGTTTCAGGATCGCTTTTTACGTGGGTCTGAAGAACCCGCACGAGGGATATGAGGTGTTAAAGTTTGACGACGTGATTACAAACTTGGGGAACCACTACGACGCCAGCACCGGGAAGTTCACCTGCCATGTGTCCGGGATCTATTTCTTCACCTACCATGTTCTGATGCGCGGAGGAGACGGGACCAGCATGTGGGCCGACCTGTGCAAAAACGGACAG gtacGGGCCAGTGCCATAGCTCAGGATGCAGACCAGAACTACGACTACGCCAGCAACAGTGCCGTGCTGCACTTGGACTCTGGGGACGAGATCTACGTCAAACTGGACGGCGGCAAGGCCCACggaggcaacaacaacaagtacaGCACCTTCTCCGGCTTCATCCTATACCCCGACTAA
- the LOC139306658 gene encoding complement C1q-like protein 2 isoform X2: MVLLALAVAVPLLLFRAPETSAHYYEMMGTCRMVCDPYTPKPGGATAMEVIQNVNGVAPQPPMAQGSRGEPGRPGKPGPRGPPGEPGPPGPRGPAGERGDGGNSTANSFRIAFYVGLKNPHEGYEVLKFDDVITNLGNHYDASTGKFTCHVSGIYFFTYHVLMRGGDGTSMWADLCKNGQVRASAIAQDADQNYDYASNSAVLHLDSGDEIYVKLDGGKAHGGNNNKYSTFSGFILYPD, from the exons ATGGTTTTGCTGGCTCTGGCCGTTGCTGTCCCGTTACTGCTGTTCCGCGCCCCCGAAACCTCCGCTCATTACTACGAGATGATGGGCACCTGTCGGATGGTTTGCGACCCGTACACCCCAAAACCGGGAGGCGCCACCGCCATGGAGGTGATCCAGAACGTGAACGGCGTCGCCCCGCAGCCGCCGATGGCGCAAGGGAGCCGCGGGGAGCCGGGGCGACCGGGTAAACCGGGACCTAGGGGCCCGCCGGGAGAACCAGGACCCCCGGGTCCGAGGGGGCCGGCGGGAGAGCGCGGCGACG GCGGGAACTCCACGGCCAACAGTTTCAGGATCGCTTTTTACGTGGGTCTGAAGAACCCGCACGAGGGATATGAGGTGTTAAAGTTTGACGACGTGATTACAAACTTGGGGAACCACTACGACGCCAGCACCGGGAAGTTCACCTGCCATGTGTCCGGGATCTATTTCTTCACCTACCATGTTCTGATGCGCGGAGGAGACGGGACCAGCATGTGGGCCGACCTGTGCAAAAACGGACAG gtacGGGCCAGTGCCATAGCTCAGGATGCAGACCAGAACTACGACTACGCCAGCAACAGTGCCGTGCTGCACTTGGACTCTGGGGACGAGATCTACGTCAAACTGGACGGCGGCAAGGCCCACggaggcaacaacaacaagtacaGCACCTTCTCCGGCTTCATCCTATACCCCGACTAA
- the LOC139306609 gene encoding metalloreductase STEAP3-like, giving the protein MPDEMSRPLIRGRGEGGGSRHLEASMSESGTPVIGILGTGDLSRSLARRLVASGYQVVVGSRNPKRSAALFPEEAEVTSQMEAASQADLVFVAVYPEHHSTLVELKPTLAGKTLVDVSNGLRINRDGPSNAEQLADLFPESSVVKGFNTISAWALQMGPRDGSRQVFLCSDSNKAKRSVMQLCRRMGFVPIDMGLLSSSLEIENLPLYLFPSWRIPVLCTLCLFIFFYLYNFLRDVLQPYVTAGKSVFYKMPIETVNVTLPSVALVMLALVYLPGLCAAFLQLWRGTKYNRFPKWLDRWLTTRKQFGLCSFLCAVLHAIYSLCLPMRKSARYKLLNMAFKQVQADSWDDSEVWRMELYLSVGIMALGLLSLLAVTSLPSVANTVNWREFSFIQSSVGYCALSMATLHTILFGWGRAFDLAQYRFHLPPTFILVLILPLTVLLGRLALFTPCVARRLGQIRRGWEKSRHIRFTLPDEDCRNGLEDVSNV; this is encoded by the exons ATGCCTGATGAGATGTCGAGGCCTTTAATCCGAGgcagaggtgaaggaggaggctCCAGACATCTTGAAGCCTCCATGTCTGAATCGGGCACTCCGGTCATTGGCATTCTGGGTACTGGCGACCTGTCCCGCTCACTGGCAAGAAGGCTGGTGGCCTCCGGCTACCAAGTGGTGGTGGGGAGTCGAAACCCCAAACGCTCTGCGGCTCTGTTCCCTGAAGAGGCCgag GTGACGTCCCAGATGGAGGCAGCCAGCCAGGCAGACCTGGTTTTTGTCGCTGTGTACCCTGAGCACCACTCCACGCTGGTGGAGCTGAAGCCGACGCTAGCTGGAAAGACACTGGTGGATGTTAGCAATGGTTTGAGGATCAACCGAGACGGGCCTTCGAATGCCGAACAGCTGGCTGACCTGTTTCCAGAGAGCTCTGTCGTCAAAGGGTTTAACACCATATCAGCCTGGGCGCTCCAGATGGGACCTCGGGATGGAAGCAGGCAG gttTTCCTGTGCAGTGACAGCAACAAGGCCAAGAGATCAGTGATGCAGCTCTGCCGTAGAATGGGCTTCGTCCCCATCGATATgggcctcctctcctcttctctggaGATCGAAAACCTCCCCCTCTATCTATTTCCCTCCTGGCGCATCCCAGTCCTGTGCACCCTGTGCCTGTTCATCTTCTTCTACCTGTACAACTTCCTCCGTGACGTCCTACAGCCCTACGTGACAGCAGGGAAGAGTGTTTTCTACAAAATGCCCATCGAGACTGTTAATGTCACTCTCCCCTCCGTGGCCTTGGTGATGTTAGCGCTGGTCTACCTGCCTGGTTTGTGCGCCGCTTTCCTCCAGCTGTGGCGGGGCACCAAGTACAACCGCTTCCCTAAATGGCTGGACCGGTGGCTAACCACGAGGAAGCAGTTTGGGCTGTGTAGCTTCCTGTGTGCTGTTCTGCATGCCATCTACAGTCTGTGTCTTCCCATGAGGAAGTCTGCCCGCTACAAACTGCTCAACATGGCTTTTAAACAG GTGCAGGCGGACTCGTGGGACGACAGCGAGGTGTGGAGGATGGAGCTGTACCTTTCGGTGGGCATCATGGCCCTCGGGCTGCTCTCCCTGCTGGCTGTCACCTCGCTGCCCTCAGTGGCCAACACTGTCAACTGGAGGGAGTTCAGCTTCATACAG TCCTCAGTCGGTTACTGTGCCTTGTCCATGGCCACCCTCCACACAATCCTCTTTGGCTGGGGCCGCGCCTTTGACCTGGCCCAGTACCGCTTCCACCTGCCTCCCACCTTCATACTGGTCCTGATTCTCCCCCTCACGGTTCTGCTGGGCCGCCTGGCTCTCTTCACGCCCTGCGTGGCCCGGCGGCTCGGCCAAATCCGCCGCGGCTGGGAGAAGAGCCGACACATCCGCTTCACCCTGCCGGACGAGGACTGCCGCAACGGGCTGGAGGATGTCAGTAACGTGTGA
- the LOC139306773 gene encoding acyl-CoA-binding protein-like isoform X2, whose product MTETFEKAVKEATVLKKRPNYDEIGELYERPGIFDLAGRGKWDAWNSRKGVAKDEAMALYVDVVERLKAKYGLESVSHE is encoded by the exons ATGACT GAGACCTTTGAAAAAGCAGTAAAGGAGGCGACTGTACTCAAAAAACGACCAAACTATGACGAAATTGGTGAACTATATG AGCGTCCAGGGATATTTGACCTCGCTGGACGAGGAAAATGGGATGCGTGGAATTCAAGGAAAG GTGTAGCCAAAGATGAAGCAATGGCCCTCTACGTTGATGTGGTGGAGAGGCTTAAGGCAAAATATGGATTGGAATCCGTTTCTCACGAATGA
- the sctr gene encoding secretin receptor yields MKTRNLSDTMKKAGLIGVLLLPQVKSASGCHPHVTLVKEEERCKKDLLLLKSHKATENNISVHCKGMWDYLNCWPPASLGETVSQPCPEFFSSEGKVHRNCTADGWTDPLVPHEDACGYTFNETLHFFGEPSDSHLYFSYVKTMYTAGYTLSLISLTIAITIFCLFRKLHCTRNYIHIQLFISFILRAIFIFIRDSLLFTNEELYHCDDYPVPCKVVLMFSNYSILANYSWLLVEGHFLFTLVSRSFFSLKKHLAWYIVLSWGLPLVVIVSWGCAKYLYEDEGCWETRRHEWIWWILRVPVLLTISVNLIFFLGILRILVSKLRMPDAQRNEFGQYKKLIKSTFFLVALFGLHFILFVFLPVEVSSSVFKIWTFAELALSSTQGFVVAVLYCFMNGEVQHEFQRRWRRWRLTQHLPRQPRRHHGSISHSGSPHTQVSLLPCSPGSPTASGLPADTVEM; encoded by the exons ATGAAAACAAGGAACCTGTCTGACACAATGAAAAAAGCTGGACTTATTGGAGTGCTACTGTTACCCCAG GTGAAATCGGCATCGGGGTGTCATCCTCATGTTACTCttgtgaaagaggaggaaagatgcAAGAAAGACCTGCTGCTTTTAAAGTCACACAAAGCAACAG aaaacaacatcagCGTACACTGTAAGGGAATGTGGGATTACCTGAACTGCTGGCCACCTGCTTCTCTTGGGGAGACTGTCTCTCAACCATGTCCAGAGTTTTTCAGTTCAGAAG GTAAAGTGCATCGCAACTGCACTGCCGATGGCTGGACGGACCCGCTCGTCCCACATGAGGATGCATGTGGCTACACTTTCAATGAGACACTCCACTTTTTTGGAGAA CCCTCAGATTCCCATTTGTATTTCTCCTACGTGAAGACCATGTACACAGCCggatacactctctctctcatctccctcaccatCGCCATCACCATATTCTGTCTGTTTAG AAAGCTGCACTGTACCAGAAACTACATTCACATCCAGCTATTTATCTCCTTCATCCTGAGagccatcttcatcttcatcagagACTCTCTGCTGTTTACTAATGAAGAGCTCTATCACTGTGACGACTACCCG GTGCCATGTAAGGTGGTGCTGATGTTTTCCAACTACTCCATCCTGGCAAACTacagctggctgctggtggagggtcacttcctgttcaccCTGGTGAGCCGCTCCTTCTTCTCCCTTAAGAAACACCTCGCCTGGTACATCGTCCTAAGCTGGG GTTTACCATTGGTTGTTATTGTCTCCTGGGGGTGTGCCAAGTATCTTTATGAAGACGAAGG CTGTTGGGAGACGAGGAGACATGAATGGATTTGGTGGATACTCCGAGTGCCAGTTCTTCTGACTATATCT GTGAATCTCATCTTTTTCTTGGGCATTTTGAGGATACTGGTCAGCAAACTCAGGATGCCAGATGCACAGAGGAATGAATTCGGCCAGTATAA GAAGCTCATCAAATCCACATTTTTTCTGGTGGCTCTGTTTGGTCTGCATTtcatcctgtttgttttcttgcccgTTGAAGTCAGCAGCTCGGTGTTTAAGATATGGACCTTTGCAGAGCTGGCGCTGTCATCCACACAG GGCTTTGTGGTCGCTGTGCTCTACTGCTTCATGAACGGAGAG GTGCAGCATGAGTttcagaggaggtggaggaggtggaggctgaCTCAGCACCTCCCCAGGCAGCCCAGGCGGCATCACGGCTCCATCAGCCACAGCGGGTCTCCTCACACACAGGTCTCCCTGCTGCCCTGCTCTCCTGGCAGCCCAACAGCCAGTGGACTCCCCGCTGACACTGTGGAGATGTGA
- the LOC139306773 gene encoding acyl-CoA-binding protein-like isoform X1 codes for MTETFEKAVKEATVLKKRPNYDEIGELYGLYKQVIVGNINIERPGIFDLAGRGKWDAWNSRKGVAKDEAMALYVDVVERLKAKYGLESVSHE; via the exons ATGACT GAGACCTTTGAAAAAGCAGTAAAGGAGGCGACTGTACTCAAAAAACGACCAAACTATGACGAAATTGGTGAACTATATGGTCTGTATAAGCAAGTCATAGTTGGCAATATTAATATAG AGCGTCCAGGGATATTTGACCTCGCTGGACGAGGAAAATGGGATGCGTGGAATTCAAGGAAAG GTGTAGCCAAAGATGAAGCAATGGCCCTCTACGTTGATGTGGTGGAGAGGCTTAAGGCAAAATATGGATTGGAATCCGTTTCTCACGAATGA